Sequence from the Chthonomonas sp. genome:
CATCGCAGCTTTCTGGCTGATCGCCATCCAGTCGATGGGCAGCAGGTTGTAACCACCCAAGAATAGCGTCGCGAAGACTCCGCCGAAGACGAACATCGCCGCGTACTCGCCCATGAAGAACACCGCGAATTTCATCGAGCTGTACTCGGTGTGGTACCCGGCGATGATCTCGTTCTCCGCTTCCGGCAAATCGAACGGCGCACGGTTCGTTTCGGCAACCATGCAGATCAAGAAGATAATGGCGGCCAGGAACCCAAACGGCGTGAAAACAAACCAGTTCTGGATGTAGTCGATCTTGCCCCACAGGTCGCCCTCTTGAGCCTTAACCATGTCACCAAGCCGGAGCGAGCCCGTCGCGATCGCAATCGCCGCGATCGACATGCCCATCGCCAGCTCGTAGCTGATCAACTGTGCCGAAGCGCGCAAGCCACCTAAGAGCGAGTACTTGTTGTTCGATGCGTAGCCCGCGAGTACGACGCCGTACACTCCCAGCGACGAGATCGCGAGCACGTACAGAACGCCGATATCTACGTTGGCAATTGGGGTAAGCAGCGCGTAGAAACCCTCGGTCGGCCCCCATGGCAACGTCGCGCCGATTGCGAACGCTGGGAAGAGAGCGAGTGCGGGGGCGACGAAGTAGATGAGCCGATCAATCGACGCCGGAGTGATGTCTTCTTTCAGGAAGAGCTTCACGCCGTCCGCAATCGGCTGGAGCAGTCCAAACGTCTTCTTGCCGCGCAGCGCCTTGATCGGAAAACCTTGCGGGATGGTGCCGGTGCGGTTCGGGCCAATGCGATCTTGCATCCAGCTGAGGAGTCGTCGCTCCCACCAGATCAGACCGGGCACCAGCATCAAGATTGGGAGGACCAGCAAGAGCACTCGAATGAGCGCAAGCACTGCCGGATGAAGACCCTGTAACCAATCTTGAACCATAAAACCCTCGTTAATGTACCCGCCGAACCCCTCAGTTCACCTCGGCCATATCCGATGTCGTGGTCGGCTTGACGACCCGCTGACCCTCACCTTCGAGCTTGTCGTAGGTCGCATCTTTGAACTCAGGAACGAGCTCTGCGATCTCCGCCATCACCTCGCCAGCATTGAAATACGGACGATGGTTGGTGGTCCTTTGGAGCAGCTCTCCGTACACTCGCCATGCCTGCTTGGCATCGCCGTCATCCTTCAGCACCTGGCGCATGCGCTGGACTCGTCCCTCGATGTTCGTGTAGGTACCGTCTTGCTCGGCGGGTGCCTCCATCGGGAGCACCACGCTCGCGAACTGGGTCGCCTCGCTCATCCGAGTCGACTGCACCACCAAGAACTCGACATTTTCGAGTGCGCGCGTGACCAGGGTTGAATCGGAGTGGAGCGCGAACGGGTCGGCTTCGACCAGCCATAGCGCTTTTAGTCGCATCCGTGCGGCGGCTTCGAGCACAGCGCTCGTCCCAAGTCCACCCTCACCGCTCAGCGGCTTGCCACCGGGAAGAGCATCCGGAACGACTCCCAGCAGGTCGGCACCGTAGTCGTTCGAGCCCAAGGCATAGCAACTGAAATCAGCACCGAACCGCTTCGCGCAAGCTTCCAGCGAGTCCAAGGTCTGTTCCGCGTTTGGAAGATCGAGCAGTGATCGGGAGGTGAGCACCGAAGACGAGCCGTCCAAGATTCCCAGCACGTGTTTGAGGGTGGCCGCCGGCACACCGGTCAGCACCTCGCACCGCTCGGGGTCGATGGTGCCCGCAAGCCCCTGGGCCAACGACAACTCCGTACCCGGGCGGTAGCGGAGCGCGACATCGGCGAACCGATCCATTTCGGTCTCCCGCGAGTGCGCCACCACGATCTTCACGCCAAACTGTGTGCTTGCCTTGCGAACGCGCAGATGAACGATAGGCTGTTCATCCGCAAGCGAAGTGCCGAAGACCAGAATTGCGGACTTGACTTCTAACTCCGCAATGGGAGTCGGGGCAAACTGTGAACGGCGTCGGTCCGCGTTTAGCGCGGTTCGAGTCCAGCGGTAATCCAAGTTGTTCGATTCAAAGCTCTGACGGAACAGCTTCTGGAGCAGGAACAACCCTTCGTTTGAGACGGTGCCCCCCACGAGTGCGCCAACTTTGTTCGCGCCGTGGCGGAAGTTCTGAATAATGAGTTCGTAGGCCTCAGCCCACGTGGCCTGCTCGAACCGCTCACCCCGGCGGATGAGTGGGACCGAGAGTCGATCGTCTGAGTTGTACCAATCGTGGCCAAACTTGCCGCGGTCGCAAGTCCACTCTTCGTTCACCGCGTCATTCGTGCGTCCATTGGCGCGGACGAAGCGACCGTTGCGGTGGTCGATCCAGAGGTTGCACCCG
This genomic interval carries:
- a CDS encoding NADH-quinone oxidoreductase subunit H gives rise to the protein MLALIRVLLLVLPILMLVPGLIWWERRLLSWMQDRIGPNRTGTIPQGFPIKALRGKKTFGLLQPIADGVKLFLKEDITPASIDRLIYFVAPALALFPAFAIGATLPWGPTEGFYALLTPIANVDIGVLYVLAISSLGVYGVVLAGYASNNKYSLLGGLRASAQLISYELAMGMSIAAIAIATGSLRLGDMVKAQEGDLWGKIDYIQNWFVFTPFGFLAAIIFLICMVAETNRAPFDLPEAENEIIAGYHTEYSSMKFAVFFMGEYAAMFVFGGVFATLFLGGYNLLPIDWMAISQKAAMLGPVSDLMFNLNYWLAPVWFLGKCAAGITFYIWLRATLPRLRYDQLMSLGWKSLLPVAVINFIIVALWILVEKTSGWLLAIAACALTFAALFGVYKSFLNVINEGRKSFERRTVALGDGGAAAASVEAAPTGAN
- the nuoG gene encoding NADH-quinone oxidoreductase subunit NuoG, with the protein product MAALASPELVNLTINDVDIQVPKGELIVESVKRLGLEIPIFCYHPRMKPVGMCRMCLVEVGFKQPDGSVRRMPKPQAGCTLPACEGMVVYTDTEAVHRDRKGVLEFLLINHPLDCPICDRGGECPLQNNTLFYGPSTSRYVELKRHLPKAFPLSQYVTLDLERCIQCGRCVRFTEEISGDAQLAFRFRGAQMQPSTYQMTDFDSKFSGNVIEICPVGALTSAKYRFRARPWDLETREAICTGCGNGCNLWIDHRNGRFVRANGRTNDAVNEEWTCDRGKFGHDWYNSDDRLSVPLIRRGERFEQATWAEAYELIIQNFRHGANKVGALVGGTVSNEGLFLLQKLFRQSFESNNLDYRWTRTALNADRRRSQFAPTPIAELEVKSAILVFGTSLADEQPIVHLRVRKASTQFGVKIVVAHSRETEMDRFADVALRYRPGTELSLAQGLAGTIDPERCEVLTGVPAATLKHVLGILDGSSSVLTSRSLLDLPNAEQTLDSLEACAKRFGADFSCYALGSNDYGADLLGVVPDALPGGKPLSGEGGLGTSAVLEAAARMRLKALWLVEADPFALHSDSTLVTRALENVEFLVVQSTRMSEATQFASVVLPMEAPAEQDGTYTNIEGRVQRMRQVLKDDGDAKQAWRVYGELLQRTTNHRPYFNAGEVMAEIAELVPEFKDATYDKLEGEGQRVVKPTTTSDMAEVN